TTTGTTTCCAGTGAATATTACCCTAATTATGTTGAACGGTAAAGTTATCATTTTCGAAAACACAGATGTGCCATTCAAGCCAGTTGCACATCAAAGAAAAATAGATTAGTGTATCCCGtaatacatgcatgtaaacatacaccTCATTCCAATATTTGCACAAATATTTCATGGTCTATGGTGATGTGTTGACTCTGTAAGTCAACAAAcgtaatgaaaacacacaaatgagtatTTGTATTGACTTAAAGCGGACTCATGATGcaaatttattttttgaacTTAAAAGTATTACATTTGGTGCTATATTATCTAAATGTCCTGTTACTATGTTGAGTCTTCAACTGCATATCATGACCCTCCTTAGCAAGCCATGAGATCATCATCCTCAATCTTCATCATCCCATTGGAGAAATTTGATTACAACTAAGCAAAGGACACATCAGCTTAAAAGAGAAGTACACAAGACAATACAATGGATGCAGAAAGTCAAATCATGACAAAGCCATggcaaaaaccaaaaaaagaccCAGTTATTGGTATTAACATAACAGAAGAGACCAGGGATGTATTATGATTAATGTCTGGtatatctgaaaacaacaaTGGGCTTGTGATATACTTGCAACCTGTCATGTATGATAAGTAGAGTGTGTAGAGCTACAGTGGTAATACGATGGGCCAAACTAATAACTAAATAGGACACAAGCTTAAGTATCAACAGTGATCAATGAACCAAGCTTCTTCTACTGCatattgttgttgatgttcttattctacctctgtttggtcttcttgaacagaaacaatgcagCATTTGTCCTGTGAAACTGTTGAACAACCAGGTTtcttgagcagtagaattcacttctgaaaattCTTTGTTTCCAGTCATACCCTAACCTGtttgcataaaacaaatcacttcctatGAGCAGTGCGGGCGACACAAGTTGTATACACTGCTATACTGGGGAACACCGAGAGAGCCAcatggagctgataggcttaagcAGCCcagtgtgaactaatttgacaacaaaacaaacatttttttatctaATAAAATGTTGCATCCTACAGCTTTGTCTAAATTCCTGTAAGTGAATTATCTTTGTGCTATCACCAGTACTTCTAATTCAACTTCACTTACGCAGAAACTCATAGCTGTTAAAGATCTATTTGATTGCTTAATCTGTGCAAAGAGTTTCATTTTTGAGTAATCGGAACACAATCTGTTTATGTGGCAGCAAACCAGTTTCCCCCATTGTGCTGAATAACATGTTATGTGTGCAGGCCTTTGGCACAGAGGGAGTTCTTCACCAAACCCAAGTTCAGTCACCTGATTGATCCCAGCGAGTGCCTCAGTGCgccctgtgacatcatcaccctGGACATGTACACCCTGCAAGTGGAAGACCTTGAGGtaaggttgtgtgtgtttcgATACTTAAGACTGAACCACaccttgcatttttttttttttgatcaaatGAATGTGGTTTCATTTCTCAGGAAATGAAGGGTCAgtttcatttctgtgtggaaaGGTCTGGTGTGTTCCATGGATTCACTGCCTGGTTCACTGCTCATTTTGAAAGCCTGGAGACAGAAGGTGCAACAGTGGAGCTAAACACGGGACCTAACTCTGAGTATTAAACATAAAACTATTATTCACTCTCTTGTGCAGTTATAACATGAAGAATAACAGTGTATTCACTGACAGCAGTGCAGTTTTAACAGCCAGGTATCACACAATTAATGAGCAGTAGAACACCTAAAATTCCTTGTCTGAGaacatttgtgtcactgcaAGCAGGGGTTGCTATACTCATGAATCTAAGTGTctacaaaattcaaaaactaacaAATACCTACATTTTTCTCTTCAGGCCAACACATTGGAAGCAGACTCTCTTCATGTTAGACAGTCCAGTCAGTGTGTATGAAGGAGACTCGATCAGTGGAAGCATTGTCCTGCACAGGAACCCTATCTGGAGACGCCACATGACTGTTACCCTGCAGTGGAACATCAACAGCAGCAAAGAGGAGACTGACAACTGCCAGGCAAACATTAAAACCTTCACTTTATTCACCTTAACCTTAATGAATAATTCATctataatgcttttttttaaccactgtgGTTCAATTTTTTTCATGCAGTGTGACTTTGTTACATACATGCGTCGCCAAAGAGTCCTCACTTTACCTTTAGAGTccttagacttttttttcttgtgttttttttgtatttgtgtccatAGGTTGGAACAAAGAGTTTCCCCATGTGGAGGTGAAAGGCTCACAAAGTGTCTCATCAATGGTGGCGATCAACTGAAAATCAGTCTTACACATCCTCTGTGAGGATAAGGGTGGGTGAAGTATCAgctgtgagctgctgctgctgctgctgctgccgctggcCGGTGATGAAGTTCGACCTTTATGATATAAAAATATCACTGTCAAAAGAGCCTCATCTGGCAGGACATACAGTCGTAATGTTGTACACCTGATAACTACAGGCCCAGGTGATTTAACACACCATGAAATCAGAGCAGGGTAAGCGTAGAATGAACTCAACTTTCAATttgtatgcttttttttatacaagactgtgttgtttacaggctttaaaacagaaaagtttttttttttatcaagtatTTGTAGTCTGAggtgcaacaaaaaaatgtaagtcCACTACATTGTATTTCTGTAATGCCTGAATTTTCttacaatatattattataaattaataTATGTACAATTGATGAACTAATGTTGAAATTCagtaaatcaacattttattcaaCTGCTAATATGCTTTTTGTCCTTATTTGGAaacattagttttttttgtaatttttcacaTGATATCAATACTATTCTATTTCCATTTTTGTGTCAGTGAATGCACACCTCCTGTTCAGTGTTCGGTTCAGTTTTAGTCTTTGCTTTTGATCTGGTGCGTGTGTTGACCTCCAAAGGCTGAGTGGGTGAGGAttcaggaggaggagtttgACTGGAGAGAGGAACAAACAGTGGAGGCTTCACAACTTTGGCTTTACCTTGcttgtttttatcctttttctGCCTCAGGTGTTTGTCACAGTGGTTCACAAAGGTGTCCAACTTGACAAAGGTCTTGTTGCACACTTTGCAGTGATAAGGTCGCTGTCCTTTCTTGAGGCGTATGTGCAGCCGGATGTATGATGATCGAACAAAGGTGCGGCAGCAAACGCCACACTTCAGATCCTCTGGGCTACCTTGTGTATTCTGGGGTTCGGTTACTTCTGCTTTAGACATAGGTTTGGCTTTACCACATTCCTCTTGAGCTTTGTGAGTTAGCAGGAGGGGCAGAGACCCAAAATCCTGACCACACTGCTCACACTTGGTTGAACGCTCCCCTGTGTGCAGACGTATGTGTGAAAGTAGTCCAGCCTTCTGGGTGAATGACTTGTCACAGTAGGGGCATTTGAAGGGCTTCTCTCCTGTGTGGAGTCGGCGGTGTGTATTCAGGTGTGAGGCACGGCCGAAGGTCTTGCCACAATCGGGGCATTTAAATGGCCTTTCTCCACTGTGGGTCATCTTGTGTGCCATCAGGTGGGAGGCCTGATGAAAGTATTTGCCACATGTGCTACACCTGAACTTCCGCTCCTTGTTGTGAGATTTGAGGTGAAGGGTCAAGTGGGCTGAGGAGATAAAGGTTTTGTTGCACAGGCTGCAGCTGTGAGGGTCCATGTGGATGCGACGGTGTGGCCGCTGGACATTAGGGAGACTGCTGCCCGAGCGACAGGACAGACATTTGGTTGGATTATCGGCTTTTAACTGCTGCTGATTGGGAGAGGAAGAACTGCTGGTTGAATCCGAGTCagactgtgatggactgaaacTGCATCCACAGTCAGAGCAGTGTCCAGTTTGTTGTCCTTTATCACTGGTGTTATCCAGCATGGTGCTGTCTACAGCCACAGTGGGAGAGCTGGAGTTTTCATTGTTTCACTGACATCTGAAAGTGACATGCACAGAGTGAttgttatagttatagttttaAATCCTTAAACTATTTTGTTGTAAAGCAGGCTAATGTTTTCcgttgtctgtctttgtcaaTGCTTGTAGTTTATTTATACTGTCTATAAGTTTGTATGTTAAAAATTAGACATACAACATaagaaatgtttaattaaaaaaaacaaaagttaggAAATGCAGTGTCTGGTCATCCAAGTCATTAGATGGCACAGTTAATGACCACTTTTACATTTGTGCATTTAGATAAATGGTTGATTTGACTTGACTTAGttattatgttgtatttttagCATTGAGCGTTTGAGACCTCATTGGATCAAGTCAAGATCAAAAAACACTTTACCTGGGTGTGTTGACTCTGTACTTAGTTATCGCAGAGAGACTTGaacatctttaaaataaaatttaaatggcttgacatgaagaaaaacaaacaataaacaaaagctTAATAAGCCTAATCAGGCAGCAAAACCAGTCAATTCAGTTGTGAAACTTTAGATTAAGGCTATAGCACAACTTGTACTAATAATCTGTAATTACAGTTTACCACAGAGTGTAATAGTTAAGGGCATTGCAACAAGACATGCAGACAGTAGTCTGGGGCACCAGCTGATAGTTTATTGAAAATCCATTTTTAATCTGACacagtgttttttaatttttttgttatcttaATTGCCCATTAAATTATagaatactgtaaatatgttgtagtgttgtacagtatgtacaagtTATTATACAGAGGATgctatcataatgaatatcgcAAAGTGGAATGAAACcacaataatattatattgaGAGATTTTATTCCTACATTTCTAACCTACAGAGTTGGTATGGAGGTCCATACAGTCCCCAGAAACGCCCCTGTTCATTGTTTTGTAACTGGGAGTAGACAACATCCACAGCATTCCCCGTCTCTAATCATTACTACTGTGTTgctatgaaaataaagtcagttCTATCCATATCACGCTCAGTAGCACTTAACCAAACCTGACGTGATTAACGGTGGCTGCTCAAACTGACAGACGACATCCAAAATGTGGATATTCAAGCACAAACACCATCTTCCTTGGAATCAGTCAACTTCTTCTCCTTAAACAATTGGGTTATTtgaggacaggaaaacaaatatatattacTCACATACCGTGCATTTATGTTGCAAGTGCAGCTGAGTGTCACAATAGTGGAGGCAAAAGACAAAAGAGGGTTctctgttgtctgtctgtctgtctgacgaTCGCATCTCTCGACTTCACCGACCACAGTTCCTGGTTTCTGACGGAAAACCAGGCTGCAGCGCCATCTAGCGACTGGCGGAGTAACTCGGAGCACAAAGAAACTAGTACCCCTAACTAAAAGGTTGCCTCTTTATGCTCTTACTGGCATAAACattgatcttgtcaggaccagtagtcctcagggagacaaaaacctggtcctgatgaggcagaatctcatttcgTGCTcagatttgattattattattattatttttttttttaagaccgCGAGAGAGAGAATGGCAAGACATTTTCACAACGATAAAACCTCTTACACATGAATGTGaaagtgactttttattttgaataggAACAACATGGCCCCAGGTGTTGCTCAAGCCAATGCtttttgacctctgacctggtTAGGgccccttttttttctaatctattatTCCTTTTGGCTTATTTCATCAATAAACATATAAAGTAAGTAGAAGGTGTGCCCCATGTAAGTGTAAGAGATCCTTGATCTCAATGGAACTAATCTGGATAAATAAAGGCTATAAAGCTTGTGAAATGTACTcctaaaaaagtattttaattaTGTATCTCTGTGTCACAGCCTGAGCGGCTCCAGTCAGTcattgtaagaaaaaaacagaatgaataCACCGCGTTTCATATTATGCAAATTATATTGTTCTCTGATTTTCCTAAATAGTCAATGCAAATGACAGTCAGCATAATTTTCAAGTCATCAACCGTTGAACaaataacagtatttttttcaaaaataataaaaacttgaAATGCACTGTTCCAAACTATTACACACAGCAGAGTTTCGAAACATTTTATAGGTTGTAAAGAACGGATAATGGTCATTTGTTGAATTTGCAGCATTAGGAGGTCATATTTACTGCAATTTAAAGCTATTTCAATCAAAAACATCTTAACAGGTCAAGTAACATTTAACATTGGACCCCTTATTTGACAGCAGCTTCACAAGTTTTGCATCGATTGAATTTGTGAGTTTTTGGAGAGTTTCTGCTTGAATTTCTTTACAGGACGTCAGAATAGCCTCCCAGAGCTGCTATTTGGATGTGTACTGTCTCCCACCGTCATTGATCATTTGCTTGAGGATGCTCTAAAGGTTCCAAAGAAGGATGGGGCCAGGCCTCAccatgtttttctctcctcttatGCCCACAGCAGCCAATGATGCGATAGTATTTCTTGCAGCATGAGACGCTGCATTGTCACGCGTGAAGATTTTGTTATGGAAAGCACCGTCCTTGATAGTGGTCAGTCAGAAACTCCAcatactttttcattttcacaccttCAGGGACTGCATGACCTGCTCTCTCCCCATGATTCTGGCCCAAAACTTGGACCAACCAGCCACTAATCCATCCATCTGGACCATCCAGGGTTTGCACGGCACTCCTCTGTGAACAAGACTGTTAGAATATGAGTCTCCATGTATTTCTGGGCCCACTGCAGCCGTTTCTACATGTGCACATTGGTTAGGGTGGCCGACTAGAAGGTTTACGCATAACTGCAAACCTCTGGAGGGTCATACACCTTGATAAGAAATCTGCACCAGCTGCTTCGTAATGGCATTTTAGCAGCCGCCCTCTTAATCTGATCCATTGTCTGCCTTCTCTGCACGAACCTGTGTGTACTCAGCCACAAATCTCTTAACGGCACGATGATCGTGCTTAAGTTTTCGCAAAATATCTAAGGTTTTCATACCTTGTCCAGGGCATTCAACTCTTTCACGCTTCTCAGCAACAGAGAGAAGCTTGAAAACGGTGGTCTGCTTAATAATGTGAAacgtccttcttctttttcctttaattGGGCTCACCTGGCAAACTTATTATCACAGGTGTCTTGAGATTGATTTCAGTGATCCAAATTGAGTCTTTATGACACTTAAATGGCGTACACCATGTCACCCTGAAATGCTTCAGCCACAAGATATTGTTTGTTAATGCCAATAAAAGTacttgaaataataaaaagaaagaaaataatgaatgcTTGTGCACACCACAGGATGCCCAAACCGCTAAATCCCGCCTCCTCGCATCAGTTTCGTTTCATCGGATTGAAGCTGAGGAAATGAGCTGTTCGAGGCTTGTGTTACTTTCGTTTTGAGCGAAGtggtacacacgcacacacacacacacacaggcacggtCCGTATATAAGTCACCAGAAAGGATGCCACCTTATTTGTCTCCAGCACTTTGTCAGAGGCAGAGGTGATGGGACCAACATGTGTGAGGTAAGCTCTTATGATTCTACCTCTACCTACGTCTTTACATGGCTCATCCATGGCGAATATGTTCTTTATCTCttatatgtttttgttattttattcgatgagtcattgttgtgttttgtgtgtgtgtgtgttttttttaagttagcTTTCGTTTCCACAGTAAAGAGGAAATTTAGGAGGAGATTAAGACTGAGGCTTTTGTCCTCATGATTATGCCTTAAGAAGGTTACAGGCTAATGATTTCCttcgttttgattaaaaatgtctctgtctttttcagTGTTTGTAGTTTATCTATATTGTCTATAAGTATATACACAAAAaaggttactttttttttagttaaaattACTTTTAACCGAattccacttttaaatgtgcgCCTTTACATAAATGGttgatttgactttatttggttATAAAAATTAATTATTAGCATTGAGAGTCTTAGACCTCACTGGATCAAGTCAAGAGAAAAAATACACTTTACCTGGGTGTGTCCAATTAAATGATTtgagatgaagaaaaataacaaaaaatcaCAGACAATGAAGAGAAAACATCCCTCATCAGCCTAATCCGGCAGCAAGACCAGACAATTCAGTTGTAAAACTTTAGATTCAGGCTGTTGCACAAATTGTAAGACTGTAATTACTGTTTACTTGTAAACCACACTGGTAatttgaagagaaaaaaagtgctAATGTACCACAGTTAACCCTTTACGGTGGAGAAGTTTTAAAAAAGCCAAATTGGGAATTACAGCTTCCAATCACCAGGAAGCAGCAtgacagcagctcctctgcaATGAGTCAGCCAAATGATCTGCATATGAAACCAGAAACCAAGTCAAGTCTTACAGTGTTCCATCAAGGATCTGTTTAAGGTTTCTGCCTTTGTTTACAAATCTTATATCTGGAAAcaaactttaattaaaaaaaaaaaaaaacacatttatattggCAGTCTGGGACTGTCCCCAGAAGAACTATTTACATGTTTCTCTGTCTTGCGACAACAGAGTTTATGAGAATTGGTGACTAAACAGTCACGTACAAGAAGTCCTGATTTTTTGACATAGTAGAAAATGTTAATTATATGTAACTTATTTTGAAAGAGTCATAACATTAGGGAACCTCAATAATGGCCTGTTGACTCATTGCAGCAATCCAACTGTAATGCATAtcttacagtatatatttattattgattattttattgctTAAGTAACTAGTGCAGTAGCCCCTCTCAGGCTTCAACTGACTCAGCATCACATGCAGGGCACATTGCATTGTGTATTCTGGAGGACTTGGCCAGAGAACAGGAAGGATTCTTTATCTATTGGCACAACTATTTTTGGCCAACTGGTTTAGCAACATATCTGTTGCATTTccaccacactgcacacactggttcCCTAAGTACAGTGgttctttattattttctgtcataaataatgacagaaaatagGACAGAAATTTTTTCACGCCCCCCTGAAtcgaaatactattgagaacctgatcatttttatttatttatctgtataaaccactgtatgccAAGTTTGAAACCTGTCAGACAGGCGCATTTGAATCAACATTCTCCTTTTTCAGAGATAACAATCAGGTACACataatgtttttatgatgtAGTCAAAATGATCTGTTTGACATGCGCAGGCCCAATACTAAACTCTAATTTTCTTGCAGCATCTAACACAGGAAGAATGAGTctgaagataaagaaaaaagctCGGTGAGTTTCACCCTTGTCTTGACACTGACACTAGACACACTGAACACCAATCCTGTTCGTCTACCTCTTATTATTTTTAAGCGGGACTAACCCTGTATTGATGTGCATTTTCTGTGTCTCTAATCGTCTCTGTTCAATCCTGCTACTTCGTTTAGAACGTCCTTTGGGGCGACGGCTCCACCCTTCATTGACTATCTGAAAGATATTCTTCGTCGTTATCCAGATGGTGGACAAATTTTAAAGGTTGGTATTGaactggggccacacggttggtgtagtggttagcactcttgcctttgcggcaatggagtttgcatgttcttcccgtgtgtgcgtgggttttctccgggttctccggcttcctcccacagtccaaaaacatgcaatatggggattaggtaaagtggacactctaaattgaccataggtgtgagagtgaatggtcatttgtctctatgtgtgtggccctgcgatggactggcgaactgtccagggtgtaccccgcctattgccttatgtcagctgagattggcacagcaccccccacgaccctctggtggaggataaagcggtagaaggtggatggatggatggtattGAGGTGataaaatattatgttttataataatacagGGCtccagtagagctgcaactaactaattattttcatcatcgattaatctgtcgattattttcacgattaatcgagtaatcgtttggtccataaaatatccataaaatgttaagtgttaagtgtttgtcaaacctggaaatgatgatgtactcgaatgtcttgttttgtccgcaaaccaaaatgattcactttcaatgatttctttgttaaattgagcaaagaaattaagaatatAGTCAcactgaagaagctgaaaaaaatctgaactcttgttttgatcatgaaaaaaactattACTATAACGACTATAAATACTATTCAatcactaaatgaatcatcatctattttgataatcgattaatcgagtaattgtttcagctctaaccTCCAGACTTACTTTTTGCATTGGTTGCATTGGTGTACCTAACCTTTTAATTTGGGTGAGTCCAGCACACTGTACCCAGtcacattaaagaaaaagacacacacactcaaagcagCATGGGATTTCATACGACCAGCTCACGAACTTACAGTGTTttctaatgaaaatgaaacacatccTGCAAAAATATAAGCAAGTTCtgtattcaaaaaaaaagaaattgtgttGCCACTTATcaatgtgcatttttttatgGTGTATAGATGTATACCTGTGTATCATGTAGCCATAAGCCTGTATCTCTTCATCTAGAATTCACTGTGAACAACTTGACACAAGCAATTAATCACACGAACATGTTTGAACATGTCAATCATTCTACTTCTTTGTAGTAGAATGATTGACAACCTCACGAATATTAACTAAATGAACAAAAGCTCTTTGCACCCACACAGGTCTTTTCAGTTGCACTGGTTGTTGTATTATATTGTGGGTCTATAAAGTGGTGGTCTAAGGGtaggcaggttttttttttgttttgttttttaaaatagattAATATATCTTATCATATTGccagttttttgtgtttgtcacagTGGTGAGTggtatttgattattttctatGTTCATGGTGATGATTTTATTGTCAACAGGAGCTGATTCAAAATGCAGATGATGCTGAAGCCACCAAAGTGGTTTTCATCCATGATGAGAGAAGCTATGGGACTAAAAGCCTGTGGACTGAAGAACTGGGGAAATACCAAGGTATGTAGAATGTTAAGCAAATATCACTGTtcatgatagatagatagatagatagatagatgaggTATTTTTACTTTGCTCaccttttcattttttgtcAAGGCCCTGCTCTCTATGCCTACAACAATGCTGCATTCACTGACGATGACTGGGAAGGAATTCAGATGGCAGGGAGGAGTGTCAAGCGCAACGACCCAAACAAAGTCGGAAGGTTTGGAATTGGCTTCAACTCTGTCTACCACACAACAGGTAATACTCTCTACAGTTTCAATCTAATGATAAGTCTTCATAGAGAATGCATGTAGTACATTAACTACCTGATATCTGTTTTACAGATGTACCGAGTATTTTCAGTTCAGTACACCTTGGCTTCATGGACCCCCAGGAAAAAATATTTGGAGGCAGAAATGGAGGTTTTCTGTGGTCTTTGGACAATCCAGAAGATCAAGACGCTCTGATGAACATGGAAGATCAATTCCAACCCTTTCGAGATATAGTTTCACTTGTAAGTGGAAAAGAGTGGTCAAACGTTGTCATGGAGGACCAGCACTTTGATGGCACAATTTTCAGATTCCCTTTGCGCAGCGAGGTTTCTGAAATTTCAGATAATCTGTACGATTCAAAAAAGGTGGTTGAGCTTTTCGATAGCTTCATTGCAGATGCAGGCTTGAGCCTCCTGTTCCTCAAAAATGTGACTTGTGTATCACTGATTCATATTGACACACATGGCACTGTCAACACCAGATTTAAGGTGACATCCTCTGTGGCCCCAGATGCTCTTTTGAAGTCAGAAGACAAGTCTGTCGTTGAGGGTTCGACGAAGTTCAAAATGATAACCATCCACTCAGACACTCGCCGTGAAACCAAGTGGCTTGTGACAACATGCACCATGAAAGAAGGCAATGTAGACAATCTCGATTCACTTGCAAAAAAGTTGAGCTTTTTCCCTCAAGTTGACCTGGCATTCCCTTGTGGTGAGAAGAGAAACTGTAGTGAGAGTAGACTGAGCTGCTTTCTCCCCCTCCCAAACAATGAGTCCAACAAAACAGGACTCCCAGTTTATGTCAACGCGTGCTTTGGCCTCACAGACAACAGGCGAGAAATCAAGTGGCAAGAGGAAGACCAGCAACATGATGAACACGCTCTATGGAACGAACTGCTGATGAAGGAAGTGCTTCCTCAGGCATACCTCATGATCATTCAAGATGCCATCAAACTAGCCCAAATGTCTATTTTCCCTGCGGCCATTGTGTATGACTTGTGGCCAGACATTGCCCATGTTCAACACAAGGACAAATGGTATCCCATTGCCCGGGATGTTCTTAGTCATTTATTCAGAGAGAATATGGCTGTCTTCTCTCTTGCAAGAGATGAAAGACGATTCATCCTTCCATCAGAGGCTGTGTTCCCCTGTAATGGTCCAACCAGCCCTGAAATATTGGCCGCCATTAAACAGACTTTGGTTTCCTGTGGGGAAAATCTTGTCACATTACCAGGGCATGTTGCAAGAGCTATAAAAGAGGGCTGTCCATACCTGAGCACCCTGAAACATGTCACTCCAGGCTTCATAAGGGACACTCTGCGCAGGATTGGCACACTTAACATCTCTCGAGATGACAGACTCTGTCTTTTGGAGTACGCGTTGAGTGATGAGAAATATAAAGAACTTGAGGGACTTCAGCTGCTTCCACTCAGTGATGGCTCTTTCAGATCCTTCACAAACAGACAGGAGGACACCGCATTGATTGACAGCAATGAATTTCCAAGGTAAAATTGTTTTACTATAATATGAGAATGGTAATGGCTGGATCTTTAAACATGTagtgacacattatgtgttgtCTTCTAACTGCATGCGTCATGTAAATATGTTGGTCCTATTATAATGTGACAAAGGTTATGGTTGGGTTGGGTTAGGTTGGGGTTATGTTATGGTT
This genomic interval from Solea solea chromosome 2, fSolSol10.1, whole genome shotgun sequence contains the following:
- the LOC131476943 gene encoding zinc finger protein 436 is translated as MLDNTSDKGQQTGHCSDCGCSFSPSQSDSDSTSSSSSPNQQQLKADNPTKCLSCRSGSSLPNVQRPHRRIHMDPHSCSLCNKTFISSAHLTLHLKSHNKERKFRCSTCGKYFHQASHLMAHKMTHSGERPFKCPDCGKTFGRASHLNTHRRLHTGEKPFKCPYCDKSFTQKAGLLSHIRLHTGERSTKCEQCGQDFGSLPLLLTHKAQEECGKAKPMSKAEVTEPQNTQGSPEDLKCGVCCRTFVRSSYIRLHIRLKKGQRPYHCKVCNKTFVKLDTFVNHCDKHLRQKKDKNKQGKAKVVKPPLFVPLSSQTPPPESSPTQPLEVNTRTRSKAKTKTEPNTEQEVCIH
- the prmt2 gene encoding protein arginine N-methyltransferase 2 isoform X3, which gives rise to MYVYAVEASSIAEYTRQLVKQNDCEEVVTVLQGRAEETELPVQVDVLVSEWMGTCLLFEFMVESVLLARDRWLRKGGVMWPSSAALALVPCQAESYYAEKMAFWEQPYGLDFTPLQPLAQREFFTKPKFSHLIDPSECLSAPCDIITLDMYTLQVEDLEEMKGQFHFCVERSGVFHGFTAWFTAHFESLETEGATVELNTGPNSEPTHWKQTLFMLDSPVSVYEGDSISGSIVLHRNPIWRRHMTVTLQWNINSSKEETDNCQANIKTFTLFTLTLMNNSSIMLFFNHCGSIFFMQCDFVTYMRRQRVLTLPLESLDFFFLCFFCICVHRLEQRVSPCGGERLTKCLINGGDQLKISLTHPL